From one Halosimplex rubrum genomic stretch:
- a CDS encoding carbon starvation CstA family protein — MVQVMWLAIAALATFSVGYLGYSRYLARFVELDDDRETPAHKYDDGQEYVPSKKPVLLGHHYSSIAGGAPIAGPITAAAAFGWIPAVVWVAVGNPLFGAVHDFMSLSSSVRHDGKSIGYIIGQYVGERGKDMLLWFAYLTIILVIAAFAYLIGLVFDAFPWTATASFVYIALAILFGVYLYQLNGPFLPGAVAFVAMVFGGVWVGLEYPVALFAREGLPAETIVLLGSSGDFLPMASATNPNMAGWVLVTVLYAFAASVLPVWVLLQPRDFLTSSLLYVGVGGMILGAIVGTVVGFTDITINVASAGIEGVQVTSLTTQIPGWTGFIHPELGALFPFLFVTIACGTISGFHSLVSSGTTAKQLDRESDARLIGYGGMLGEGLLAITAILAVSLVVGAGDSLSSALVTFPAGGGALLTVFGVGVTAAATFIGLVFVSFLLTSTDTAMRLGRYMLEEIVGTPETDLERTVTNRYVNAGVLSLAGYFLVASGQWSNIWPLFGGANQALAALALLVATVWLANWDDNKQLVSTGVPLVFMLAVTVIALATIGLYRNPTALVAGEYSGLVGAASLALQSVIALVLVGLIFGLVWFSYDNVKEARGGLDREAIVGSTEGGGVEPGDD; from the coding sequence ATGGTACAGGTGATGTGGCTCGCGATAGCGGCACTGGCAACGTTCTCGGTGGGGTATCTCGGGTATTCGAGGTACCTGGCCCGGTTCGTCGAACTCGACGACGACCGAGAGACACCGGCACATAAATACGACGACGGACAGGAGTACGTCCCGTCGAAAAAGCCGGTCTTACTGGGACACCACTACTCGAGTATCGCGGGCGGGGCGCCGATCGCGGGGCCGATCACGGCCGCCGCGGCGTTCGGGTGGATCCCGGCGGTCGTCTGGGTCGCGGTCGGCAACCCGCTCTTTGGCGCGGTCCACGACTTCATGTCGCTGTCGTCGAGCGTCCGCCACGACGGCAAGTCGATCGGGTACATCATCGGGCAGTACGTCGGCGAGCGCGGCAAGGACATGCTGCTGTGGTTCGCGTACCTGACGATCATCCTCGTCATCGCCGCCTTCGCCTACCTGATCGGGCTGGTGTTCGACGCCTTCCCGTGGACGGCGACGGCGTCGTTCGTCTACATCGCGCTGGCGATCCTCTTCGGGGTGTACCTCTACCAGCTGAACGGCCCGTTCCTGCCGGGCGCCGTCGCCTTCGTGGCGATGGTGTTCGGCGGCGTCTGGGTCGGCCTGGAGTACCCCGTCGCGCTGTTCGCCCGCGAGGGGCTGCCGGCCGAGACGATCGTCCTGCTGGGGAGCAGCGGCGACTTCCTCCCGATGGCGAGCGCGACCAACCCCAACATGGCCGGCTGGGTGCTCGTGACCGTCCTCTACGCCTTCGCCGCGAGCGTCCTGCCCGTCTGGGTGCTGCTTCAGCCCCGTGACTTCCTCACCTCCAGCCTGCTGTACGTCGGCGTCGGCGGCATGATCCTCGGCGCCATCGTCGGCACGGTCGTCGGCTTCACCGACATCACGATCAACGTCGCTTCGGCCGGTATCGAGGGCGTCCAGGTCACGTCGCTGACGACGCAGATCCCCGGCTGGACCGGCTTCATCCACCCTGAACTGGGGGCGCTGTTCCCGTTCCTGTTCGTCACCATCGCCTGCGGGACCATCAGCGGGTTCCACTCGCTGGTCTCCTCGGGGACGACCGCGAAGCAACTCGACCGGGAGAGCGACGCCCGGCTCATCGGCTACGGCGGGATGCTCGGCGAGGGCCTGCTCGCGATCACCGCGATCCTCGCCGTCTCGCTGGTCGTCGGCGCGGGCGACTCGCTCAGCTCCGCGCTCGTCACGTTCCCCGCCGGCGGCGGCGCCCTGCTGACGGTCTTCGGCGTCGGGGTCACCGCCGCGGCGACGTTCATCGGCCTCGTGTTCGTCAGCTTCCTGCTGACCAGCACCGACACCGCGATGCGACTGGGTCGGTACATGCTCGAGGAGATCGTCGGCACGCCCGAGACCGACCTCGAACGCACCGTCACCAACCGCTACGTCAACGCCGGCGTCCTCTCGCTGGCGGGCTACTTCCTCGTCGCCTCCGGCCAGTGGTCGAACATCTGGCCGCTGTTCGGCGGCGCCAACCAGGCGCTCGCGGCGCTCGCGCTGCTGGTCGCGACCGTCTGGCTCGCCAACTGGGACGACAACAAACAGCTCGTCAGCACCGGCGTGCCGCTGGTCTTCATGCTCGCGGTGACCGTCATCGCGCTCGCGACCATCGGCCTCTACCGCAACCCGACCGCACTCGTGGCCGGCGAGTACAGCGGACTCGTCGGCGCCGCGTCGCTCGCTCTCCAGAGCGTCATCGCGCTGGTGCTCGTCGGGCTCATCTTCGGGCTCGTCTGGTTCAGCTACGACAACGTCAAGGAGGCCCGCGGCGGCCTCGACCGCGAGGCCATCGTCGGCTCCACCGAGGGCGGCGGCGTCGAACCCGGCGACGACTAG
- a CDS encoding ArsA family ATPase codes for MEKFVFFGGKGGVGKTTVSCAYALKCAEAGLDTLVVSTDPAHSTADVFDQAFDDDPSAVDGHEGLWAMEVDPDEEVERHMGEIRQRMNEQVSAAIVNEIDRQIELAHRTPGAYEAALFDRFVRVMRDEASSDASDSASGEGRPASSEARPEGAPRNERAVDAASGDYDRVVFDTSPTGGTLRLLALPEFLEGWIERLVAKRTKSVDLFEKAAVGGREARRKLDEDPLIAHLQGRKERFEFAGRTLREESAFFLVVNPDELSIRETERAVAEMAEQDLGVEGLVVNRVTPAPDDDERGRGATWLRDRVATERERIDEIRSEFDEPVVAEIESRVREVKGDLLAAVADDLAVDVDAASVEA; via the coding sequence GTGGAGAAGTTCGTCTTCTTCGGCGGGAAGGGCGGCGTCGGCAAGACGACCGTCTCCTGCGCCTACGCGCTGAAGTGCGCCGAGGCGGGGCTGGACACGCTCGTCGTCTCGACGGACCCGGCCCACAGCACCGCCGACGTGTTCGACCAGGCCTTCGACGACGACCCGAGCGCGGTCGACGGCCACGAGGGCCTGTGGGCGATGGAAGTAGACCCCGACGAGGAGGTCGAACGGCACATGGGGGAGATCCGCCAGCGCATGAACGAGCAGGTCAGCGCCGCCATCGTCAACGAGATCGACCGCCAGATCGAACTCGCCCACCGGACGCCGGGCGCCTACGAGGCCGCGCTGTTCGACCGGTTCGTCCGGGTCATGCGCGACGAGGCGTCGTCAGACGCCTCGGACAGTGCGAGCGGGGAGGGACGACCCGCGAGCAGCGAGGCGCGACCGGAGGGAGCGCCTCGGAACGAGCGAGCGGTAGACGCCGCGAGCGGTGACTACGACCGGGTGGTCTTCGACACCTCGCCGACCGGCGGGACGCTGCGGCTGCTCGCGCTGCCGGAGTTCCTCGAAGGGTGGATCGAACGGCTCGTCGCCAAGCGGACGAAGTCGGTCGACCTGTTCGAGAAGGCGGCCGTCGGCGGCCGGGAGGCCCGCCGGAAGCTCGACGAGGACCCGCTGATCGCCCACCTGCAGGGTCGCAAGGAGCGCTTCGAGTTCGCCGGCCGGACGCTGCGCGAGGAGTCGGCCTTTTTCCTCGTTGTGAACCCCGACGAGCTGTCGATCCGCGAGACCGAGCGCGCGGTCGCGGAGATGGCCGAGCAGGACCTCGGGGTGGAGGGGCTCGTCGTCAACAGGGTGACGCCCGCGCCCGACGACGACGAGCGCGGCCGCGGCGCGACGTGGCTACGCGACCGCGTCGCGACCGAGCGCGAGCGGATCGACGAGATCCGGAGCGAGTTCGACGAACCGGTCGTCGCCGAGATCGAGTCGCGCGTCCGCGAGGTGAAAGGCGACCTCCTCGCGGCGGTGGCCGACGACCTCGCCGTCGACGTCGACGCGGCGTCCGTCGAAGCGTGA